Proteins encoded in a region of the Candidatus Hydrogenedens sp. genome:
- a CDS encoding tetratricopeptide repeat protein produces the protein MNSKVFLYLFLILLAGYLYRSIGLSYESIWWDEFSSVVHLKPLSEYESSPDFTRWAQGVHYEPSVNILHFLIKNRSMDPATMPLYYSIEYLWHTYIDESYYSLRLLSVFIGLTVIYSTYILGSLSFSASAGLIACLLVALSPIHRQFSQEIRMYSLFTLLSILSMLLFIYWYRDLKRRTFIYYLITTFLLLWTHPFATLVVMVQGVYLLVDRLLIRAWEYCEGRPSEWFYKDYFKEEILFLIKWAIPLFLISLPSVVYILTINFWSPDMTSSWMKIPTLREFTGDLVADDCVGWTYQLRAEPDLWMHFFSKETAHTIVSQRYFIGGVIAVLYLFCFIWAIWVYFFRRKETKDSQSNNGGKTTNSLILLYCIWWLFPPLFLYLVSHVWRPCIMPRYTLHSSIALYLIIGYTISNMEHKQWAKRLLITAFLLLYLYQGSLILGKPQHTDWKNAGIFIKHKAKTEDIILVNNELWKRVFLYNLGPVPNVVCYGSQFENTAEIAEFLITKLLPERRPNAKLWIVVQGDYFESAPLNHFEKYLKENGIIYQSQEFPGIQRVVVYHQIFSLQDSVKTYSKKSVALLEDLCAMALEFWRVKDFWSAVDTCKHVIQLDPGYAQAYSYMGMSYKELQEWDLAIDAFTKAVELKPEQYPWNWINIADIHINRGQYELAISALEKAFQLLPNDSFAHTCMGRAYLGLGNREKATEYFQKAIELDPTDLRPATELERLKNNPQQPFPTPQ, from the coding sequence ATGAATTCGAAAGTATTTTTATATTTATTTTTAATTTTACTTGCAGGTTATTTATATCGTTCTATTGGTTTAAGTTACGAGTCGATATGGTGGGATGAATTTAGCAGTGTTGTCCATTTAAAGCCTTTATCGGAATATGAATCGTCGCCAGATTTTACACGTTGGGCTCAAGGTGTTCATTATGAACCTTCAGTGAATATTTTGCATTTCCTGATAAAGAATCGCTCTATGGACCCTGCAACTATGCCGTTATATTATTCAATTGAGTATTTATGGCATACCTATATTGATGAGTCGTATTATTCCCTCCGTCTGCTTTCCGTTTTTATCGGATTGACTGTTATTTATAGTACATATATTTTAGGGAGTTTAAGTTTTAGTGCTTCTGCGGGGCTTATTGCCTGTCTTCTTGTAGCACTGTCTCCGATACATCGGCAGTTTTCACAGGAAATACGGATGTATAGTTTGTTCACCCTTCTGTCTATCCTTTCCATGCTTCTTTTTATATATTGGTATCGTGACCTAAAACGGAGAACTTTTATATATTATCTTATCACTACCTTCCTCCTTCTCTGGACACATCCCTTTGCGACGTTAGTCGTTATGGTTCAAGGGGTGTATCTGCTGGTAGACCGATTACTTATCCGTGCATGGGAATACTGCGAAGGGAGACCCAGCGAATGGTTTTATAAAGATTATTTTAAGGAAGAAATTCTTTTTCTTATAAAATGGGCTATTCCTCTCTTCCTTATTTCACTACCTTCTGTTGTATATATTCTGACTATAAATTTTTGGTCGCCAGACATGACATCTTCATGGATGAAGATACCGACACTTCGCGAATTTACTGGGGACCTTGTTGCAGATGATTGTGTTGGGTGGACTTACCAACTACGTGCAGAGCCTGATTTATGGATGCATTTTTTTAGTAAAGAAACTGCTCACACGATTGTATCTCAACGGTATTTCATAGGTGGCGTGATAGCGGTTTTATATCTCTTTTGCTTTATCTGGGCTATTTGGGTTTATTTCTTTAGAAGAAAAGAAACTAAAGATTCACAGTCGAATAATGGCGGGAAAACAACTAATTCTCTTATCCTGCTTTATTGTATCTGGTGGTTATTTCCTCCCTTATTTTTATATCTTGTTTCACACGTATGGCGTCCCTGTATTATGCCAAGATATACCCTGCATAGTTCCATTGCTCTTTATTTGATTATTGGCTACACCATTAGCAACATGGAACATAAACAATGGGCAAAACGACTGCTCATCACTGCTTTTCTGCTTTTGTATTTATATCAGGGTAGTTTAATCCTCGGGAAACCGCAACATACGGATTGGAAAAATGCAGGTATATTTATTAAGCACAAGGCAAAGACAGAAGACATTATTCTTGTAAACAATGAATTGTGGAAGCGTGTTTTTCTGTATAATTTAGGTCCTGTACCCAATGTTGTTTGCTATGGTTCCCAGTTTGAGAATACCGCAGAAATCGCTGAATTTTTGATTACAAAACTATTACCAGAACGAAGACCGAATGCAAAATTATGGATTGTGGTTCAGGGGGATTATTTTGAATCTGCACCTCTTAATCATTTTGAAAAGTATTTGAAGGAGAACGGTATTATCTATCAGTCGCAAGAGTTTCCTGGTATCCAACGGGTTGTGGTGTATCATCAGATATTTTCTTTGCAAGATTCTGTAAAAACATACAGTAAAAAATCGGTAGCCTTATTAGAAGACCTGTGTGCTATGGCTCTGGAATTCTGGCGGGTCAAGGATTTCTGGTCTGCAGTTGATACCTGTAAGCATGTAATTCAACTTGACCCTGGTTATGCTCAGGCATATTCCTATATGGGTATGTCCTATAAAGAATTGCAGGAATGGGACCTTGCAATAGATGCATTCACAAAGGCTGTCGAATTGAAGCCAGAGCAATATCCATGGAACTGGATTAATATTGCAGATATTCATATTAACAGAGGTCAATATGAATTGGCTATTTCTGCATTGGAAAAGGCATTCCAACTATTGCCTAATGATTCATTTGCTCATACCTGTATGGGTCGTGCCTATTTGGGGCTTGGAAATCGTGAAAAGGCGACTGAATATTTCCAGAAAGCCATTGAACTTGACCCTACAGACCTACGTCCTGCTACAGAATTAGAACGACTGAAAAATAACCCTCAGCAACCATTTCCGACACCTCAATGA